The following coding sequences lie in one Salmo salar chromosome ssa13, Ssal_v3.1, whole genome shotgun sequence genomic window:
- the LOC106567819 gene encoding reticulon-1-A, which yields MAIKVMDLIYWRDVGKTGLVVTGLVIGLASLFQLSFVTMLSYLCISIMCLTFPLRLYYKLLELIQKIPEGVHPFQSYIGDDSSLTDEETVLVVEEVVLMIAFAITEIKRLLFIDSIMDSIKFVVLLYVLTYMGITTNGLTLVIVGVICVFSLPLFYKRMQGRMKRISKAVSVLLRKIKNMFKMLYSKLRPSPVTTPATTLTPTPAPKHKHKSK from the exons TAATGGACCTGATCTACTGGCGGGATGTGGGGAAGACAGGGCTGGTGGTCACAGGGCTGGTGATAGGCCTGGCTAGCCTGTTCCAGCTCAGTTTCGTTACCATGCTGTCCTACCTGTGTATCTCCATCATGTGTCTCACCTTCCCCCTACGCCTCTACTACAAACTCCTAGAGCTGATACAGAAGATCCCTGAAGGAGTGCACCCCTTTCA GTCTTATATAGGAGACGACAGCTCTCTGACAGATGAGGAGactgtgttggtggtggaggaggtggtgctaATGATTGCCTTCGCCATCACAGAGATCAAACGCCTGCTCTTCATCGACAGCATCATGGACTCCATCAAG TTTGTGGTGCTGCTGTACGTGTTGACCTATATGGGCATCACGACCAATGGTCTGACCCTGGTGATAGTTG GGGTCATCTgtgttttctctcttcctctgttctACAAACGAATGCAG GGGCGAATGAAAAGGATTAGCAAAGCGGTCAGCGTCCTCCTGAGGAAAATCAAAAACAT GTTTAAGATGTTGTACAGTAAACTGAGACCCTCTCCTGTGACTACACCTGCCACAACCCTCACTCCCACCCCGGCCCCAAAACACAAACACAAGTCAAAGTga
- the LOC106567818 gene encoding ras-related protein Rab-4B, whose translation MTETYDFLFKFLVIGSAGSGKSCLLHQFIENKFKQDSSHTIGVEFGSRVVMVAGKTVKLQIWDTAGQERFRSVTRSYYRGAAGALLVYDITSRETYNALTNWLTDARTLASPNIVIILCGNKKDLEADREVTFLEAARFAQENEVMFLETSALTGENVEEAFLKCGRTILNKIESGELDPERMGSGIQYGDTTVRQLRQSPQAGSAQGRDQCNC comes from the exons ATGACAGAAACGTATG ATTTCCTTTTTAAATTCTTGGTGATTGGAAGTGCAGGATCAGGGAAATCCTGTCTTCTCCATCAATTTATAGAAAACAAGT TCAAGCAGGACTCCAGCCACACCATTGGGGTGGAGTTTGGCTCCCGGGTGGTGATGGTTGCCGGTAAGACGGTCAAGCTGCAGATCTGGGACACAGCTGGACAGGAGCGATTCCG GTCAGTGACTCGCAGTTATTACAGAGGGGCAGCAGGGGCTCTCCTGGTTTATGACATCACCAG TCGGGAAACGTACAATGCCCTGACCAACTGGTTGACAGACGCTCGAACGCTGGCCAGTCCAAACATCGTCATCATCCTGTGTGGCAACAAGAAAGACCTGGAGGCTGACAGAGAGGTCACCTTCCTCGAGGCGGCCCGCTTCGCCCAGGAGAACG AAGTGATGTTCCTGGAGACGAGCGCCCTCACCGGAGAGAATGTGGAGGAGGCCTTTCTTAAATGTGGTCGCACCATCCTCAACAAGATAGAgtcag GAGAGTTAGACCCGGAGCGGATGGGCTCAGGGATCCAGTATGGTGACACAACGGTGAGGCAGCTTCGCCAGTCGCCACAGGCTGGCTCAGCACAGGGCAGAGATCAGTGCAACTGTTAA